Proteins from a genomic interval of Pelagibaculum spongiae:
- a CDS encoding CheR family methyltransferase, whose amino-acid sequence MATRPWYLQPLTEMSDEEFGRWQQLVEARTGIYLPDHRRSFLLTSLAIRMRENGVKSYEEYYDWLLDGPRGMVEWATLVDRLTVHETRFFRHQPSFNLVADYIDNQLKLATGDNCLQMWSLGCATGEETWSLAMLADNCLKHDASAEFFSVFATDISLPALASAREGVYTSRRLDGMDPGLVDEYFIRLENDHYRVINRLRSRVCYSQLNVLDLNYSPLRGVHIIFCQNLLIYFSESMRRQLLDQLVDRLAPGGLLVLGPGEMINWDHPGLTRVAYDNTLAFTRT is encoded by the coding sequence ATGGCGACTCGTCCATGGTATTTGCAGCCACTAACCGAAATGTCCGATGAGGAATTCGGTCGGTGGCAGCAACTAGTCGAAGCGAGAACCGGGATTTATTTACCGGATCATCGGCGTTCTTTCTTGCTCACCAGCCTGGCAATCCGCATGCGGGAAAATGGGGTGAAGAGCTATGAAGAATATTACGACTGGTTATTGGATGGGCCGCGGGGAATGGTGGAATGGGCAACGTTAGTTGACCGACTCACAGTACATGAAACGCGTTTTTTTCGGCACCAACCTTCATTTAATCTGGTAGCAGATTATATCGACAACCAGCTGAAGTTAGCTACTGGCGATAATTGTTTACAAATGTGGAGTTTGGGTTGTGCCACAGGTGAGGAAACCTGGTCTTTGGCGATGCTGGCGGATAATTGTTTAAAGCATGATGCCAGTGCTGAGTTTTTTAGCGTCTTTGCCACAGATATCAGTTTGCCTGCTTTGGCATCAGCCAGAGAAGGGGTTTACACCAGTCGTAGGCTAGACGGTATGGACCCTGGATTGGTCGATGAATATTTTATCAGGCTGGAAAATGACCATTATCGGGTAATTAACCGATTAAGGTCGCGCGTATGTTATTCCCAGTTAAATGTGCTGGATCTGAATTACAGCCCCCTGCGAGGGGTACACATCATTTTTTGCCAAAACCTATTGATCTATTTCAGTGAGTCGATGCGACGACAATTACTGGATCAGTTAGTCGATCGTTTGGCGCCAGGTGGTTTGCTGGTGCTGGGACCGGGCGAAATGATCAATTGGGATCACCCGGGATTAACTCGGGTGGCATATGACAATACCTTGGCCTTTACTCGAACTTAG
- a CDS encoding methyl-accepting chemotaxis protein: MSANAKPKDMTQQESNKEVIFYGLLLFILLLLMGGTFLLSQRKAVHDAEYIALSGELRILSQAIPKNASEAAAGGEEGFRALKQTRDQFDEIWNKLNNGDKASGLPSSDSNIMANSLSPLQKTWDDTSEDVSAILARQKYVLDLHQLARDLSEAVPNMQSEYNNLLNRLIQKKAAADTVYRSSRQIWFAERIVNSVQQVLNGGIGADTAAQSFNRDATTFGRVLQGMLQGDTKLGIERINDPRIRENLQQIAVLFSPVQENIEKVLETSPELEEVRAASDSLFQLSRRLLQQATNLQQDYQNQPSQRLESYLMIAFAIAALGILVLLNLRLRRDANSRISESDVRLDSELGQNQKNQEAIIRLLDEMGDLADGDLTVQATVTEDFTGAIADSINYSIEALRNLVTTIKQTATQVASATDETQGIAAQLANASESQAQEIAGASAAINEMAVSIEQVSSNASESAKVAETSVQIANKGSEVVQGTIGGMDTIREQIQETSKKIKRLGESSQEIGDILSLINDIADQTNILALNAAIQASMAGEAGRGFAVVADEVQRLAERSSNATKQIETLIKTIQSDTNEAVISMEQTTSEVVKGARQAEDAGVALEEIETVSNSLADLIQNISNAARQQAASAGHISSTMNVIQEITSQTSSGTSATAKSIGEMTSLADELRRSVAGFKLPQ, encoded by the coding sequence ATGAGTGCAAACGCCAAGCCCAAGGATATGACCCAGCAGGAATCGAACAAGGAGGTTATTTTTTATGGCCTATTGTTGTTTATTCTTCTGCTCTTGATGGGTGGTACCTTCTTGCTGTCACAAAGAAAGGCAGTACACGATGCCGAATATATCGCCCTTTCAGGTGAGCTTCGGATTCTTTCTCAAGCAATCCCCAAAAACGCCAGCGAAGCAGCTGCCGGTGGTGAAGAAGGCTTTAGAGCCTTGAAGCAAACCAGGGATCAGTTTGATGAGATCTGGAATAAGCTGAATAATGGTGATAAAGCTTCTGGCTTGCCGTCGTCTGACAGCAACATCATGGCAAACAGTCTGAGCCCGCTGCAGAAAACTTGGGACGATACTAGTGAAGATGTAAGTGCAATTCTTGCTCGTCAAAAATATGTATTGGATTTGCACCAGCTGGCTCGTGATTTGAGTGAAGCGGTTCCTAATATGCAGTCTGAGTACAACAATCTGTTGAACCGACTGATTCAGAAAAAAGCTGCAGCTGATACGGTTTATCGTTCTTCACGTCAAATCTGGTTTGCAGAGCGTATCGTTAACTCAGTACAGCAAGTATTGAACGGTGGTATCGGTGCCGATACAGCCGCGCAAAGTTTCAACCGCGATGCGACGACTTTTGGCCGAGTGCTACAAGGTATGTTGCAGGGCGATACCAAGTTAGGCATTGAGCGAATCAATGATCCGCGTATCCGCGAAAATCTGCAGCAAATTGCAGTATTGTTCTCGCCGGTTCAAGAAAACATCGAAAAAGTACTGGAAACATCTCCAGAGTTAGAAGAAGTGCGTGCCGCATCGGATAGCTTGTTCCAGTTAAGTCGACGTTTGCTTCAGCAAGCAACTAACTTGCAACAAGATTACCAAAACCAGCCTTCCCAGCGATTAGAAAGCTACTTGATGATTGCGTTCGCAATTGCAGCATTGGGTATCTTGGTGCTGTTGAACTTACGTTTGCGTCGAGATGCTAACAGTCGAATATCTGAATCAGATGTTCGTTTGGACAGTGAGTTGGGCCAGAACCAGAAAAACCAAGAAGCGATCATTCGATTACTGGATGAAATGGGTGACTTGGCAGATGGTGACTTGACGGTACAAGCAACGGTAACCGAAGATTTCACAGGTGCCATTGCTGACTCGATCAACTACTCGATAGAAGCACTGCGAAACCTGGTAACTACCATCAAGCAGACGGCAACTCAGGTTGCATCGGCTACCGATGAAACCCAGGGCATTGCAGCTCAGCTGGCCAACGCTTCTGAATCTCAGGCACAAGAAATTGCCGGAGCATCAGCTGCAATCAATGAGATGGCAGTATCTATCGAACAGGTATCTTCCAACGCATCTGAATCAGCCAAGGTTGCAGAAACTTCAGTACAGATCGCCAATAAAGGTTCTGAGGTTGTACAGGGTACGATCGGCGGCATGGATACTATCCGTGAGCAGATCCAAGAAACCTCGAAAAAGATCAAGCGACTGGGTGAATCTTCCCAGGAGATCGGTGACATCTTGTCTCTGATTAACGACATTGCCGATCAAACCAACATTCTGGCATTGAATGCTGCGATTCAGGCATCGATGGCCGGTGAAGCAGGTCGAGGCTTTGCGGTAGTTGCCGATGAGGTTCAGCGTCTTGCAGAGCGTTCATCTAATGCAACCAAGCAGATCGAGACATTGATCAAAACCATCCAGTCTGACACCAACGAGGCCGTTATCTCGATGGAGCAAACCACTTCTGAAGTGGTGAAAGGTGCGCGTCAGGCAGAGGATGCCGGTGTTGCTCTGGAAGAAATCGAGACGGTATCGAACAGTCTTGCTGATCTGATTCAGAACATCTCCAATGCTGCGCGCCAACAGGCGGCTTCCGCAGGTCATATTTCCAGCACCATGAACGTGATCCAGGAAATCACCTCCCAGACGTCATCCGGTACTTCGGCAACCGCCAAGTCTATCGGTGAAATGACCTCTCTGGCAGATGAACTGAGACGCTCGGTTGCTGGCTTTAAACTGCCGCAGTAA
- a CDS encoding chemotaxis protein CheW produces MRQISGQSAFEILKAVEAGAKQYAVPLPRQQAQGKIWSGVGFRLGDQLLMAPLNEVSEILYPMPLSRLPGTRNWLKGIANLRGQLIPVMDLSGFFGGVPVKDRGGRILVLNYEGGSTGLLVNQVLGLQHFEEKEAIDSLSLKSPALARCIQGGFERHGQIWPVFSPHALSQHPDFRRVALG; encoded by the coding sequence ATGCGTCAGATATCTGGTCAATCTGCATTTGAAATATTGAAGGCAGTTGAAGCTGGAGCCAAACAGTATGCCGTTCCCTTACCGCGACAGCAGGCACAGGGAAAAATCTGGAGTGGTGTTGGGTTTCGGCTGGGTGACCAGTTGCTGATGGCACCGCTGAACGAAGTAAGTGAAATTCTTTATCCAATGCCTTTAAGTCGATTACCGGGAACGCGTAATTGGCTTAAAGGGATCGCGAACCTTCGAGGTCAGTTAATTCCTGTGATGGATTTATCTGGCTTTTTTGGTGGCGTCCCGGTTAAGGATAGAGGCGGCCGAATTCTAGTGTTGAACTATGAAGGTGGTAGTACTGGTTTACTGGTGAATCAGGTGCTGGGTTTACAGCATTTTGAAGAAAAAGAAGCCATAGACTCACTATCTTTAAAAAGTCCGGCACTGGCTCGCTGTATTCAAGGTGGTTTTGAACGGCATGGTCAGATCTGGCCTGTGTTCAGTCCCCACGCTTTGTCGCAGCACCCGGACTTCCGGAGAGTTGCCCTCGGGTAA
- a CDS encoding response regulator, producing the protein MAKIMVIDDSATEIRVLQNLLEKKGHQVSVALSAEEGLNMLPGASPDLVLMDVVMPGMNGFQATRKLSKNPDTSHIPVVIVTTKNQETDRIWGLRQGAKGFLTKPVAENELFETIESLVG; encoded by the coding sequence ATGGCAAAAATCATGGTGATTGATGATTCTGCAACTGAAATCAGAGTGTTGCAAAATCTATTGGAAAAGAAGGGCCATCAAGTGAGCGTTGCCTTGAGCGCTGAAGAAGGCCTAAATATGTTACCAGGCGCTTCGCCTGATCTGGTGCTAATGGATGTAGTCATGCCCGGCATGAATGGCTTTCAAGCAACTCGTAAACTGAGTAAAAACCCGGATACTTCGCACATTCCTGTGGTGATCGTTACCACCAAAAATCAGGAAACCGATCGTATTTGGGGATTGCGTCAGGGAGCAAAAGGTTTTTTAACTAAGCCAGTTGCTGAAAATGAGCTATTTGAAACCATCGAATCGCTGGTCGGCTAG
- the pilG gene encoding twitching motility response regulator PilG produces the protein MENSLEGLKVMVIDDSKTIRRTAETLLKKVGCEVITGTDGFDALAKIADHKPDIIFVDIMMPRLDGYQTCALIKHNRTFRNTPVIMLSSKDGLFDKAKGRIVGSDQYLTKPFSKDELLGAIRSHVLEARKA, from the coding sequence ATGGAAAATAGTCTTGAAGGGCTCAAGGTGATGGTGATCGACGATTCGAAAACGATTCGTCGCACTGCCGAAACCTTGCTCAAAAAAGTAGGTTGTGAAGTCATCACTGGTACCGATGGTTTTGATGCGCTGGCAAAAATTGCGGATCACAAACCTGATATCATTTTCGTTGATATCATGATGCCTCGTTTGGATGGTTATCAGACATGTGCGCTGATCAAACACAATCGAACATTTAGAAACACACCGGTCATTATGCTGTCGAGTAAAGATGGTTTATTCGACAAGGCAAAGGGACGAATCGTTGGCTCTGACCAATATTTGACCAAGCCTTTCAGTAAAGATGAGTTGCTAGGTGCAATTCGCTCTCATGTATTGGAAGCGCGCAAGGCCTGA
- the gshB gene encoding glutathione synthase, producing the protein MSRKLGVIMDPIESIKPYKDSSFAMMLAAQKKGWEIYYIQPKDLWLDQGRCFATSCQVTLQDTTENWYQKSQSTDHPLAELDVVLMRKDPPFNMDFVYLTYLLERAEAEGCKVINRPSSIRDCNEKLFTAWFPELTPPTLVTRNSNQVKAFLAQHQDIIVKPLDGMGGSGIFRIREDDPNKGAILETISHQDQELFMAQRYLPAITDGDKRILIINGKPVSHVLARIPAKGENRGNLAAGGRGVGQLLSDSDRAIAEKIGPTLVEKGLWFVGLDVIGDRVTEINVTSPTCIRELDHQFGLDIAGDFIQMLEDELFH; encoded by the coding sequence ATGAGCCGTAAACTTGGCGTCATTATGGATCCGATTGAATCCATTAAACCTTACAAAGACAGTAGCTTTGCCATGATGTTGGCAGCCCAGAAAAAAGGCTGGGAGATCTACTATATACAACCAAAAGATCTATGGCTTGATCAAGGCCGTTGCTTTGCGACAAGCTGTCAGGTCACTCTTCAAGACACCACTGAAAACTGGTATCAAAAAAGTCAAAGCACCGATCATCCTCTAGCGGAGCTGGATGTCGTATTGATGCGCAAAGATCCGCCTTTCAACATGGATTTTGTTTACCTGACCTATTTGCTCGAACGTGCTGAGGCCGAAGGCTGCAAGGTAATCAATCGTCCATCCAGTATTCGCGATTGTAATGAAAAGCTGTTCACCGCCTGGTTCCCTGAATTAACGCCTCCAACGCTAGTTACTAGAAATAGTAATCAGGTAAAAGCCTTTTTAGCGCAACATCAGGATATCATCGTTAAGCCACTTGATGGGATGGGCGGTAGCGGCATTTTCCGAATTCGTGAAGATGATCCCAATAAAGGTGCAATCCTTGAAACCATTAGCCATCAAGATCAAGAACTATTTATGGCTCAGCGTTACTTGCCCGCCATTACCGATGGTGACAAACGCATATTGATTATTAATGGAAAACCAGTTTCTCATGTACTGGCAAGAATTCCAGCTAAGGGTGAGAATCGAGGAAACTTAGCTGCCGGTGGTCGAGGCGTTGGTCAGTTGCTATCAGATAGCGATCGGGCCATTGCTGAAAAAATTGGCCCAACCTTGGTAGAAAAAGGTTTGTGGTTTGTCGGTCTGGATGTAATTGGCGACCGTGTCACCGAAATCAACGTCACCAGCCCCACTTGTATCCGTGAGCTCGATCACCAGTTTGGGCTCGACATTGCGGGCGATTTCATACAAATGCTGGAAGATGAGCTTTTTCACTAA
- a CDS encoding energy transducer TonB, protein MNKATAGSGSETPDMQLESTKPGKRKDVDRFGFSLVLALVIHLGIFFGIGFSFSSPAKPKIPPALEVTIAQYQSDDEPVVADFIAQANQQGGGVNEESRQAFVEELADTPDEQFKETAPDPVAPSTTQQPQPEKNVITTTGSSDQSIAAVPFQDNDDSPGELQIDQLLALREQIASKQVQLGKQQDQLAKRPTKKFITVATRRAADALYLEDWRTKIERVGNLNFPERAKKQGLQGDLQLEVTLNGNGSVKTVQILQSSGHLILDDAAKRIVTLASPFSAIPQDVLEGNQELVIIRTWKFEIGGLTTSSN, encoded by the coding sequence ATGAACAAAGCAACCGCTGGTTCAGGGAGTGAAACACCAGATATGCAATTAGAGAGTACTAAACCTGGCAAACGTAAGGATGTCGATCGTTTTGGTTTCAGCCTTGTATTAGCACTGGTGATACACCTTGGAATCTTCTTTGGCATTGGCTTTAGTTTTTCTTCGCCGGCCAAACCAAAAATTCCGCCAGCATTAGAAGTTACCATCGCTCAATATCAATCCGATGACGAGCCAGTGGTTGCAGACTTTATCGCACAGGCTAATCAGCAAGGTGGCGGGGTGAATGAGGAATCTCGCCAGGCTTTTGTTGAAGAGCTAGCTGATACACCTGACGAACAATTCAAGGAAACTGCACCCGATCCGGTCGCACCGAGCACCACCCAGCAACCCCAGCCTGAGAAAAATGTCATTACCACTACTGGCAGCAGCGATCAAAGTATCGCGGCCGTACCTTTTCAAGATAATGATGACAGCCCGGGTGAGCTACAAATTGACCAATTACTCGCGCTCAGGGAGCAAATCGCTTCCAAGCAAGTTCAACTAGGCAAACAACAAGATCAGCTAGCTAAACGCCCGACTAAAAAATTCATTACTGTGGCCACCCGCCGCGCTGCTGATGCGCTTTACCTAGAAGACTGGCGCACTAAAATTGAGCGAGTTGGCAACCTTAATTTCCCAGAGCGCGCTAAAAAGCAGGGCCTTCAAGGAGATTTACAGCTAGAAGTGACATTAAACGGCAATGGATCAGTAAAGACTGTGCAGATTTTACAATCATCCGGCCATTTAATTCTCGATGATGCAGCCAAGCGAATCGTTACCTTGGCATCACCTTTTTCAGCTATTCCACAAGACGTTTTGGAAGGCAACCAAGAACTGGTGATCATCCGAACCTGGAAGTTTGAAATTGGTGGATTAACCACTAGCAGCAATTAA
- a CDS encoding YqgE/AlgH family protein, which translates to MTSSSLKNHLLIAMPSQQDEYFCRSVVLMIEHNEEGAMGITINRPTKVHSSEIFRQLELPEDGPEAEKMVFTGGPVQLERGFVIHRPVNGQEMQSSLQVNGGLNVTSSHDMLELLAKCSAKTDSRIVLGYAGWDAGQLEKEMASNAWLHIPVNNDLIFNTPPYKCWEKSLKKLGIQAAFFQGNAGHA; encoded by the coding sequence ATGACAAGTAGCTCACTGAAAAACCACCTGCTCATCGCAATGCCTAGCCAGCAAGATGAATATTTTTGCCGCAGCGTTGTGCTGATGATTGAGCACAATGAAGAAGGCGCAATGGGCATCACCATCAATCGGCCAACCAAAGTACACAGCAGCGAAATTTTTCGCCAACTGGAGTTGCCAGAAGACGGGCCAGAAGCAGAGAAAATGGTATTTACTGGCGGGCCTGTTCAGCTGGAGCGCGGTTTTGTGATTCACCGTCCGGTCAATGGCCAGGAAATGCAGTCATCGCTACAAGTGAATGGTGGCCTCAACGTTACCAGCTCTCACGACATGCTAGAACTGCTGGCTAAATGTTCGGCAAAAACCGATAGCCGAATTGTACTGGGTTATGCCGGCTGGGATGCCGGGCAGCTAGAAAAAGAAATGGCCAGTAACGCTTGGCTACATATTCCGGTTAACAACGATCTTATTTTTAATACGCCACCTTACAAGTGCTGGGAAAAAAGTTTGAAAAAACTCGGCATTCAAGCGGCTTTCTTCCAGGGAAATGCTGGCCATGCCTGA
- the ruvX gene encoding Holliday junction resolvase RuvX — MPDSATDNKTLTIIAFDYGLRRIGVAVGQTFTGLAQPIKPVMARDGIPDWDLLQKLFDEWQPDLLVVGRPLNMFGEEQEISKRADKFSRRLEGRFGLKIGRVDERLSSREAIDLLYELGGSGKVDKASVDSCAAALILESWFRENS; from the coding sequence ATGCCTGATAGCGCAACTGACAACAAAACATTAACCATTATTGCTTTTGATTATGGCCTGCGCCGAATTGGTGTTGCAGTTGGCCAAACATTTACTGGCTTGGCACAGCCGATTAAACCAGTGATGGCGCGCGACGGGATACCTGATTGGGATCTGTTACAAAAGCTGTTTGATGAATGGCAGCCAGACTTGCTGGTAGTAGGCCGACCACTAAACATGTTTGGTGAAGAGCAAGAGATTAGTAAGCGCGCCGATAAATTCAGCCGCCGACTAGAAGGCCGCTTTGGACTTAAAATTGGCAGAGTGGATGAACGCTTAAGTAGCCGAGAAGCCATTGATTTACTGTACGAACTAGGCGGTTCTGGCAAGGTTGATAAAGCATCTGTCGACAGCTGCGCTGCCGCTTTAATTCTTGAAAGCTGGTTCAGAGAAAATAGTTAA
- a CDS encoding SLC13 family permease, translated as MKSKISTLVIIFAIYLVTIFIPLDMIPLDGLTPVQQHILGLFLLATLLWVTEPVPAYATSLLIITLMIATTSSSAPFFIRNSIEASHLIPYKSVFASFSSPVIILFLGGFFIALSATKYKLDINLARVLLKPFGTKFHIVMLGLMLITAVFSMFMSNTATTLMMLTIVTPLLLHMDKADPGVKAMVLSIPFAANIGGMGTPIGTPPNAIAFRYLTGEHAVSFGHWMMFAIPLAMVMLAVAWLTLRKLYSTKIEHIQVSIDEQFDKSPKAILVYATISTTVIMWITSGFHGVNAYSVALIPVCVFSLTGIIDKNDIKNINWDVLWLVAGGIAMGMALEQTGLAALLVKAIPFDTLSGSMVVLLMAIVSMTMATFMSNTATANLLMPIAVSMAVAIESLGDIGGLKMIAICVGLSASMGMSLPVSTPPNALAHATGLLECKDFLRIGPIVSIIGVILIFGLLSLLISLGVI; from the coding sequence ATGAAGTCCAAGATCTCCACCCTGGTAATTATTTTTGCTATTTACCTGGTGACTATTTTTATTCCGCTCGACATGATTCCTTTAGATGGGCTAACACCGGTTCAACAGCATATTTTAGGCTTGTTCCTGCTAGCGACTTTACTTTGGGTAACCGAACCGGTTCCAGCCTACGCAACTTCATTGCTAATCATTACTTTGATGATTGCTACCACCTCCAGTTCGGCTCCGTTTTTTATCCGAAACTCGATTGAAGCCAGCCACCTGATTCCTTACAAATCAGTATTTGCCAGCTTCTCATCACCGGTAATTATTCTGTTTTTGGGTGGTTTTTTTATTGCGCTGTCGGCAACCAAGTACAAACTAGACATCAACTTAGCACGGGTTCTACTCAAGCCATTTGGCACTAAGTTCCACATTGTTATGCTCGGCTTAATGCTGATCACCGCAGTGTTCTCGATGTTTATGAGTAATACCGCCACCACATTGATGATGTTGACTATTGTTACACCGCTATTGCTGCACATGGATAAAGCCGACCCCGGCGTAAAAGCGATGGTTTTGAGTATTCCATTTGCGGCTAATATCGGCGGCATGGGCACCCCAATCGGCACGCCACCGAATGCGATTGCATTTCGCTACCTAACCGGTGAACACGCGGTGAGTTTCGGCCATTGGATGATGTTTGCTATTCCACTGGCTATGGTGATGCTAGCCGTTGCTTGGCTGACATTGCGTAAGCTTTATTCAACCAAAATTGAACACATACAAGTGTCAATCGATGAGCAATTTGATAAATCACCAAAAGCTATTTTGGTTTACGCAACCATTTCTACCACCGTGATTATGTGGATTACTTCTGGTTTCCATGGCGTCAATGCTTACTCGGTCGCTCTAATTCCGGTATGCGTGTTTAGTCTTACCGGAATCATCGATAAAAACGACATTAAGAACATTAACTGGGATGTACTCTGGCTGGTCGCAGGCGGTATCGCCATGGGAATGGCGTTAGAACAAACCGGACTTGCAGCATTGCTGGTAAAAGCAATTCCATTTGATACGCTCAGCGGCAGCATGGTGGTGTTATTGATGGCGATTGTTTCTATGACAATGGCGACCTTCATGTCCAATACTGCTACCGCTAACTTACTCATGCCTATTGCCGTTTCGATGGCGGTTGCCATTGAAAGCCTTGGTGATATTGGCGGCTTGAAAATGATTGCAATTTGTGTCGGTTTATCAGCATCAATGGGTATGTCATTACCGGTATCGACACCGCCAAACGCATTGGCTCATGCCACCGGCTTACTCGAATGCAAAGACTTCCTACGGATCGGTCCGATTGTCAGCATTATCGGCGTGATCCTAATTTTTGGATTGTTATCTTTGTTGATCAGTCTTGGAGTGATTTAA
- a CDS encoding PilT/PilU family type 4a pilus ATPase, with protein MDFESLLRLMVEKKASDLFITAGASPSLKIHGKLVPVTRTTLPPDKARDAVLSLMTEDQQKTFSRTKECNFALSAAGIGRFRVSAFQQRNQSGMVLRRIEHNIPTLEELSLPPQIKDIAMARRGLVIVAGATGSGKTTSLAAMIGYRNQNSSGHIIAIEDPIEFIHQHGQCIVTQREVGLDTDSFETALKNSLRQAPDVIQIGEIRSRETMEYALAFAETGHLCLATLHANNANQALDRIINFFPEDRHRQICMDLSLNLKGIVGIQLLPALNRKGRCPVVEILLNTPLMSDMIRNGEFHQMKELMKKSTENGMQTFDQALYRLYQGGEIAQDVALHHADSVNDLRLMIKMGDVATANEEDGAESAADAALSGLELVDDKGLHF; from the coding sequence ATGGATTTTGAATCCCTGTTGCGGTTAATGGTCGAAAAAAAGGCTTCTGATTTATTTATAACTGCAGGCGCTTCGCCTAGTTTGAAAATCCACGGCAAATTGGTTCCGGTTACTCGGACCACTTTGCCACCGGATAAAGCGCGTGATGCAGTACTAAGTCTGATGACTGAAGATCAGCAAAAAACATTTTCTAGAACTAAAGAATGTAATTTTGCTTTGAGTGCCGCAGGTATTGGTCGCTTCAGGGTGAGTGCTTTTCAACAACGCAATCAGTCAGGCATGGTTTTACGGCGGATCGAACATAATATTCCGACTTTGGAAGAACTATCCCTTCCGCCGCAAATTAAAGATATTGCGATGGCACGCCGTGGTTTGGTAATTGTTGCCGGTGCAACCGGTAGCGGTAAAACCACCAGTCTTGCTGCAATGATTGGTTATAGAAATCAAAACAGTAGCGGTCATATCATTGCGATTGAAGATCCTATCGAATTTATCCACCAGCATGGCCAATGTATCGTTACCCAACGAGAAGTGGGTCTGGATACTGATTCGTTTGAAACGGCTTTGAAAAACTCTTTGCGCCAAGCGCCAGATGTTATTCAAATTGGTGAGATTCGTAGCCGTGAGACGATGGAATATGCATTGGCTTTCGCTGAGACTGGCCATTTATGTTTAGCAACCTTGCACGCTAACAATGCTAACCAGGCGCTGGATCGAATTATTAACTTCTTCCCTGAGGATCGTCATCGTCAAATTTGTATGGATTTGAGTTTGAACCTGAAGGGCATCGTGGGTATTCAGTTGTTGCCAGCACTGAACCGAAAAGGGCGTTGTCCAGTAGTAGAAATTCTACTTAATACGCCGTTAATGTCAGATATGATTCGTAATGGTGAATTCCATCAGATGAAAGAGTTGATGAAAAAATCGACTGAAAATGGCATGCAGACTTTCGATCAGGCGTTGTACCGATTATATCAAGGCGGTGAGATTGCCCAGGATGTAGCGCTTCATCATGCGGATTCGGTGAATGATTTACGCTTGATGATTAAAATGGGCGATGTAGCAACTGCTAACGAAGAAGATGGAGCAGAATCTGCGGCAGATGCGGCACTTTCTGGTTTGGAGCTAGTTGACGACAAAGGTCTCCATTTCTAA